In Cherax quadricarinatus isolate ZL_2023a chromosome 1, ASM3850222v1, whole genome shotgun sequence, the DNA window agcccactgtgtgggcgaaacgtagtcaataaaggatcacattatactgcatttgtgtttatattgccaacctttccttggccgacccctaccccgccttccttccactacagactgatacactcttgaagtcattctgtttcgctccattctctctacatgtccgaaccacctcaacaacccttcctcagccctctggacaacagttttggtaatcccgcacctcctcctaacttccaaactacgaattctctgcattatattcacaccacacattgccctcagacatgacatctccactgcctccagccttctcctcgctgcaacattcatcacccatgcttcacacccatataagagagttggtaaaactatactctcatacattcccctctttgcctccaaggacaaagttctttgtctccacagattcctaagtgcaccactcactcttttcccctcatcaattctatgattcacctcatctttcatagacccatccgctgacacgtccactcccaaatatctgaatacattcacctcctccatactctctccctccaatctgatattcaatctttcatcacctaatctttttgttatcctcataaccttactctttcctgtattcacctttaattttcttcttttgcacaccctaccaaattcatccagtaggttggtagacagcaaccacccagggaagtactaccgtcctgccagatgactgtgaaacagaaacctgtaactgttttgcatgatggtaggattgctgttttctttttctgtctcataaacacgctagataacagggatatcttgttactcctacttacactttggtcacacttcacagacacgcacatgcatatatatatatacatacatctaggtttttctcctttttctaaatagctcttgttcttctttatttcttctattgtccatggggaagtggaaaagaatctttcctccgtaagccatgcgtgtcgtatgaggcgactaaaatgccgggagcaatgagctagtaaccccttctcctgtagacatttactaaaaaagagaagaagaaaaactgaaAACAAATACAATACgcaaatagcccgcacataggagagaggagcttacgacgacgtttcggttcgacttgactatttacaaagtcagtgtgacttcgtaaatggtccaagtcggaccgaaacatcgtcgtaagctcctctcttctatgtgctggttatttgtgtatcgttccagtcacggcattgtgcctttttttgttatttaaaacaAATACAAGCTTGTGCGAACGTGTTAGATGGAAGTGTAGACCAGCGGTCTGAATAATGTGACGTGTTATTGGGGTGTTAGCAAAGGCAACATTTGTTTGGAGATTCTGGGAAACCGGAGGTGGTGAAAAGTGCAACATCTGCACTCTGTAGGAGAGATGGAGGGCCATTTAAACTGTGATGTCTGCGCACTTCTGGCAAGGCagctaataaataaaaataaagatgTATATTTCTTTTTCCTGGTCACCTTTCTATGGCGGGAGTTGGCCAGCtgattaaaaaaaattaggtaacttGCTTCAGAAACTGACTGGACTGATTTTTGAAAATGGTGAACTTTAGGTAGAACCTTCATTGCATTAGCCAGTAAGTCTTTATCTGATTGAATTATTATGATAGGGTTAAGCGGCCATGTTTACAATGGGTAAACGTTTTCTGGTctgttgctttatattatttcCTTGTGTTTATTTTCATCAGAGTTACCAATCTGGAACTTCGACGGGTCATCGACGGGCCAAGCTAAAGGTACCAACAGCGACGTGTACCTTCATCCAGTCGCTATTTATCGGGATCCGTTCCGACTTGGAAATAATAAGTTAGTGCTGTGTGATACCTACAAATATGATAATACACCAACTAATACAAACCATCGTATGACTTGCTTGGAGGTTCTGAAGAAAGCAGAAGACCAAGAGCCGTGGTTTGGAATGGAACAGGAGTACACTCTTCTGGACATAAATAGTCACCCCTTGGGTTGGCCAAAGAATGGCTTCCCGGGCCCTCAGGGTCCCTACTACTGTGGCGTAGGAGCCAACAAAGTCTTCGGCAGAGATGTGGTAGAGGCTCACTACAGGGCGTGTCTGTACGCTGGTATCAACATTTCTGGAGAGAACGCAGAAGTAATGCCAGCACAATGGGAGTTCCAGGTGGGTCCCTGTGAAGGCATCACTATGGGTGACGACCTCTGGATGGCCAGATACCTCCTTCACCGTGTCGCTGAAGACTTTAATGTTGTGGTATCCCTGGACCCCAAGCCCATCCCTGGAGAATGGAATGGGGCTGGAATGCACTCCAACTTCTCCACAAAAAAGATGCGAGAAACAAATGGAATTTTGGAGATAAACAGAGCAGTGGACAATCTTTCCAAGAATCATGCCAAGCACATCCAAGCTTACGATCCCCGTGGAGGTAAAGACAACGAGCGTCGCTTGACTGGTCGTCTCGAAACCTCTTCCATTCACGACTTCTCTGCAGGTGTGGCCAACAGAAGCTCCTCCATTCGTATTCCTCGAGGGGTAGCTGAGGAGAAGAAAGGGTACCTGGAGGACCGTAGACCGTCCTCCAACGCTGACCCATACGTTGTCTCAGAGATCATTGTGCGCACCATCTGCCTCGATGATTTCTAGTGGCCAGGAGCACAAAATGCTCTCTACTGGAAGCGCATTGCTTGTCTTTTCAGCATAATTGTTAAGCCTATTATTTAATTAACACTACACCTGTATAAGTAATCATGGGTGTTAATCATCTCATTACCTAATATTTATATCTCTGCTATCATTAAATTAATATTGCAAGCAAATCATTTCTCCATTGTGTTTTATTAATTCCTTCGTTATTTTAgtatacgaatggtatataataccgacaagatgagattaagacacatgtgcaacatctgggtatctttattgtagactgtcttcaagttatgtcctagaatttgtattgataaagccactggatggcgaaacgtctacagtaaagatacccagatgttgcacatgtgtcttaatctcatcgttattttattttattatttttttttattatcacaccggccgattcccaccaaggcagggtggcccgaaaaagaaaaactttcaccatcattcactccatcactgtcttgccagaagggtgctttacactacagtttttaaactgcaacattaacacccctccttcagagtgcaggcactgtacttcccatctccaggactcaagtccggcctgccggtttccctgaatcccttcataaatgttactttgctcacactccaacagcacgtcaagtattaaaaaccatttgtctccattcactcctatcaaacacgctcacgcatgcctgctggaagtcctagcccctcgcacacaaaacctcctttaccccctccctccaacccttcctaggccgacccctaccccgccttccttccactacagactgatacactcttgaagtcattctgtttcgctccattctctctacatgtccgaaccacctcaacaacccttcctcagccctctggacaacagttttggtaatcccgcacctcctcctaacttccaaactacgaattctctgcattatattcacaccacacattgccctcagacatgacatctccactgcctccagccttctcctcgctgcaacattcatcacccacgcttcacacccatataagagcgttggtaaaactatactctcatacattcccctctttgcctccaaggacaaagttctttgtctccacagactcctaagtgcaccactcactctttttccctcatcaattctatgattcacctcatctttcatagacccatctgctgacacgtccactcccaaatatctgaatacgttcacctcctccatactctctccctccaatctgatattcaatctttcatcacctaatctttttgttatcctcataaccttactctttcctgtattcacctttaattttcttcttttgcacaccctaccaaattcatccagtaggttggtagacagcaaccacccagggaagtactaccgtcctgccagatgactgtgaaacagaaacctgtaactgttttgcatgatggtaggattgctgttttctttttctgtctcataaacacgctagataacagggatatcttgttactcctacttacactttggtcacacttcacagacacgcacatgcatatatatatatacatacatctaggtttttctcctttttctaaatagctcttgttcttctttatttcttctattgtccatggggaagtggaaaagaatctttcctccgtaagccatgcgtgtcgtatgaggcgactaaaatgccgggagcaatgagctagtaaccccttctcctgtagacatttactaaaaaagagaagaagaaaaactgaaAACAAATACAATACgcaaatagcccgcacataggagagaggagcttacgacgacgtttcggttcgacttgactatttacaaagtcagtgtgacttcgtaaatggtccaagtcggaccgaaacatcgtcgtaagctcctctcttctatgtgctggttatttgtgtatcgttccagtcacggcattgtgcctttttttgttatttaaaacaAATACAAGCTTGTGCGAACGTGTTAGATGGAAGTGTAGACCAGCGGTCTGAATAATGTGACGTGTTATTGGGGTGTTAGCAAAGGCAACATTTGTTTGGAGATTCTGGGAAACCGGAGGTGGTGAAAA includes these proteins:
- the LOC128688399 gene encoding glutamine synthetase isoform X3; protein product: MESSLSAGTTNKTVMDRYMKLPMPDDKCQVMYVWVDGTGENLRSKTRTLDFVPKDPSELPIWNFDGSSTGQAKGTNSDVYLHPVAIYRDPFRLGNNKLVLCDTYKYDNTPTNTNHRMTCLEVLKKAEDQEPWFGMEQEYTLLDINSHPLGWPKNGFPGPQGPYYCGVGANKVFGRDVVEAHYRACLYAGINISGENAEVMPAQWEFQVGPCEGITMGDDLWMARYLLHRVAEDFNVVVSLDPKPIPGEWNGAGMHSNFSTKKMRETNGILEINRAVDNLSKNHAKHIQAYDPRGGKDNERRLTGRLETSSIHDFSAGVANRSSSIRIPRGVAEEKKGYLEDRRPSSNADPYVVSEIIVRTICLDDF
- the LOC128688399 gene encoding glutamine synthetase isoform X1 produces the protein MVSAHLIGSSCYQDPCQQRGNMESSLSAGTTNKTVMDRYMKLPMPDDKCQVMYVWVDGTGENLRSKTRTLDFVPKDPSELPIWNFDGSSTGQAKGTNSDVYLHPVAIYRDPFRLGNNKLVLCDTYKYDNTPTNTNHRMTCLEVLKKAEDQEPWFGMEQEYTLLDINSHPLGWPKNGFPGPQGPYYCGVGANKVFGRDVVEAHYRACLYAGINISGENAEVMPAQWEFQVGPCEGITMGDDLWMARYLLHRVAEDFNVVVSLDPKPIPGEWNGAGMHSNFSTKKMRETNGILEINRAVDNLSKNHAKHIQAYDPRGGKDNERRLTGRLETSSIHDFSAGVANRSSSIRIPRGVAEEKKGYLEDRRPSSNADPYVVSEIIVRTICLDDF
- the LOC128688399 gene encoding glutamine synthetase isoform X2, producing MVSAHLIGSSCYQDPCQRGNMESSLSAGTTNKTVMDRYMKLPMPDDKCQVMYVWVDGTGENLRSKTRTLDFVPKDPSELPIWNFDGSSTGQAKGTNSDVYLHPVAIYRDPFRLGNNKLVLCDTYKYDNTPTNTNHRMTCLEVLKKAEDQEPWFGMEQEYTLLDINSHPLGWPKNGFPGPQGPYYCGVGANKVFGRDVVEAHYRACLYAGINISGENAEVMPAQWEFQVGPCEGITMGDDLWMARYLLHRVAEDFNVVVSLDPKPIPGEWNGAGMHSNFSTKKMRETNGILEINRAVDNLSKNHAKHIQAYDPRGGKDNERRLTGRLETSSIHDFSAGVANRSSSIRIPRGVAEEKKGYLEDRRPSSNADPYVVSEIIVRTICLDDF